One Mytilus trossulus isolate FHL-02 chromosome 5, PNRI_Mtr1.1.1.hap1, whole genome shotgun sequence DNA segment encodes these proteins:
- the LOC134717589 gene encoding E3 ubiquitin-protein ligase TRIM71-like — translation MAQAASKTCDICVNAFGSHYCLECEQYFCENCKGFHKRQRGTKHHKCQSSSDVIPEGKSKCKDHNEDVSFVCNTCNVAVCTSCVTGSHLGHAFSKLLDSILQLKETNTTDLRSKVHEATQNMKQIEEVLTAFDGKVEGIVKAITEEGTKIKTMVDKCILEKFASVKDQSRKERDKLTKLLEDTQRDLKAGRELDKKIHELNKTRNDGKLLQSLQKLTDDIGKLTVKPIPEFPNVQYTAKSATDTDVEQLFGKYIISEMRTQQTMNRDSEMPSPKSDYKQDVTPKEQGRHLLKCDECGKEKRSDFYQ, via the exons ATGGCTCAGGCAGCTTCTAAAACGTGTGATATTTGTGTAAATGCTTTTGGATCTCATTACTGCTTAGAATGTGAACAGTacttttgtgaaaattgtaaagGCTTTCATAAACGGCAGAGAGGGACAAAGCACCACAAGTGTCAGTCTTCCTCTGATGTTATACCGGAAGGgaaatcaaaatgtaaagacCACAATGAAGACGTAAGTTTTGTATGTAATACCTGTAACGTAGCGGTATGTACCAGTTGTGTAACTGGCAGTCATTTAGGGCATGCCTTTTCTAAACTTCTCGACAGCATATTACAGCTAAAGGAGACGAATACAACAGACCTGCGTAGTAAGGTACATGAGGCAACCCAAAACATGAAGCAGATAGAAGAAGTTCTGACGGCATTTGATGGGAAGGTGGAAGGAATAGTCAAAGCTATTACAGAAGAAGGTACAAAGATAAAGACCATGGTTGATAAATGTATCTTAGAGAAGTTTGCATCGGTCAAGGATCAATCCAGGAAGGAAAGGGACAAATTAACCAAGCTATTGGAAGATACTCAAAGGGATTTGAAGGCAGGACGCGAATTAGACAAGAAAATACATGAACTCAACAAGACACGAAACGATGGAAAATTGTTGCAGTCTTTACAGAAGCTTACAGACGACATCGGAAAGCTGACGGTAAAGCCTATACCTGAATTTCCGAACGTACAGTATACTGCTAAGTCCGCAACAGATACCGATGTTGAACAGCTGTTTGGTAAATACATAATCAG TGAAATGCGTACACAACAAACCATGAACAGAGACAGTGAAATGCCTTCACCCAAGAG TGATTACAAACAGGATGTGACACCAAAAGAGCAAGGGAGACACCTGTTGAAATGTGACGAGTGTGG AAAGGAAAAGAGATCTGATTT